GTATCTTGACTAATTTCTTTACtgtttttttgattttctttggttGTATCCTCTTGCGAGGTGCAGATTGCAGCAACGGAGCCCGTGGTTGTGATGAGGAATTGGCACTCGATCCCAGGTTGGCAGAGCCAGatcttgtaattttttcCTGACCAGAACGTATTTGTTGAGAACGATTCTGCTTTAATTTCTCTAAATTCTGTTTTGCTGAAGTTTGTCTATTGGTATTACCGCTGTTTTTCCTGGGACCTTCATTGGACGGAATTGGATCCCTTGGGATCGTACGATTTGATCCGCTTTGTAACCTATTTCGATTTTGGTCTTGGTTGGCATACTGTTTCGCAAACCTGTTGACCTTGGGCTTCGATTCAGTTGTAGATTCAGGTGATCCCACGTTATTTGAGGAGTTTGCATATAATCTTCTCCATATCGGGCGAGCACATGCTACTTTTGATACAGTTTTCGATAGCATGGACACTTGGGCTAGATATAATAGGATGGGTGTTTGACTCGGTTTAGAATAAtacaaattatatttagcagagtatttttttttttcagtttattttctttttctggGTTTGTCACATTACACGCACTACACTAAATTTATATTAGATAAAACGAAACATTCTATACATAATCGCCGTTTGAGATGACATTTCCcaaactttttctttccctCAAACTAGCAATTAACTCATCTATATCTTGAAAATTTCTATCATCACAAGCAAAATTGCGATGCCTATTGGTCATAATATGTTCATCAAAATTAGTATACTTAACACGACAGTTCTCACAATAACCCGAGGCATGTTCcttatctttcttttcagtTGTGTTTGtcgttttcttcttcatcaaaatcCTTCTCTTCAAGTTATTTAACTGTTTGGAAGGAACCTGTGATAATGCTGGACCTAAACCGTTCCCGCCAGCCATTGCAGCAGCACTATTCAAGTTAGAATCCATTGAGGGCTGAACCGCATTAGATGCCCCATTATATCCAGAAGCCATTGCCTCAAATGCCTTTGACTGCATGCAAGAAGAGTTTCTGTTAAGTGGTTGACGGAATCTTGGATCTTCACTAGGTTCCTTGACAGTGGAATCCTCCTCTTCATCAACCTTGTCTGTGCTGGTGCTCGTGGCAGTGAAACCATGCACACTCATTGAAATGCCATTGATCATCTTATATGTGGCCAATCTCAAAGCCTCACGATGCGCTTGATTAGCTTCGAACTTTCTTAATCGTTTAAGCCGTTTTCTCTCCAGGTTCTGGTCTGTGGGATCTTCTATAAATGGACACTTGCCGTCCAATGATAACTGCATAACCGGATAATGGTCACTCCATTCACGAATGGCAATGGGCCGTACTGTCTGGGTCAAGTCATAAACATATAAATAGTTCTTGCCCAAATAATGCAAATCATCACGCTTTGCATTAGGATCTCTATCGGTTGAGCcatatattttttcttctttcaacaaattgtaTAAATCGGGTTTCTCATTGTTATTGGTCAACGATGGAGGAAGAATTGTATGTGTGTTAACCGCAAGCTCGTCTACCCCGGTCTGGATATTAATACCAAGATGTTTTAAAAAACGAAACACTTTATCATAGTTCCAAACCTTGATACTCGCTTTGCTTACGTTGCTGAAAATGTCATGCGGAGAATATTCTGTCTTACTGTCGTACGGACGTTTAGAAATAATTATAGTTACATTGTTGTCATAAAAAGGAGTCACTTTGCACCCAACTAGTCTCAATAGTTTATGTGCTTTTCTATATTCTAGCAGTTGCTGGTCTCCTTCAAAGTAAACAATTGAACTCTTCATAATTCTTCTCCAAGACTGTTGCCATTCGTGCATTTCATCCCCAGCAAGCTTGTCATTATTTTTCAGCTGATGTGATGATTTCTTTGGCTTGTGAGTAGccttttcttgttgtggttgtggttgtggttgtggttgtggttgctGTTGAGGTTGTTGCgttgattgttgtttacTTGGGGATTCTATTTTAGCACGCTTATGTGGTGATGGGATGTTAGAATTCGTCTCTTTCAACGGCTGTCTGGGTTTTGCCAACGAGGGGAATTTCCTCTTTAGGTTATTCACACTCTCATGCTCTTCCACTTTCGACATTCCTGTTTGATGGTGATTAGTTAATCAACTTTATTATACTTAGGTCCTGTTTCAAGAAGTTagatggaaaaaaaaaaattttgaagaataaCGCCAATAAAATTATACTGAAACGGAatgagagagagagaaagaacgagaaagagagagagaaaaaaaaaattgtttattacGCGAATagcacaaaaaaaaaggcaACTATGTACATGAAAAAGTAAACACTGAAACTGACTTTCTTCCGTATTTGGTAgtaattgataaagaaCAATAGGAAAAGGTTCAAGAGTGTAAATTTATCTTTCATAACTTGGTccatattgaaaaaaaaaacagttTATGTGAATAGTACAACGTTTAATTGTGGTAATATGATAGTTGTGAATCAGATCGATTAGCCTAATCTAGGGTTATAAAAAAGATACTTTGTAGAAAACCGTGACATTTACAAATAACTATCTAGATACCTTCTAATCTGACAAACAAGGCCTATAATACCCATTCTAATAATGCAAATAGCCTAATCAAGGCAAACTACGTCTAACCTTGTATGCAACAGGATTTATAAAAACTTACTTAGCTCTTCTTGCAAATCCGGACGATGCAAGTTTTTACCAATAAACACTAATTTATTCTCCTTGACTTCTTCCAACAACTTACCATTTTCTATGATTTCATATGTATCTCGTACACCCTGTACCACTCTCACATCATTCCCATGAACTAAAAGACCCTTCATACGATGAACTTCTACATTTTTGCCATTTACGAAATTATCCCAAAGAACATGCTGCAAAAAGTTTTCCACTTTGGAAAACCCTTCTtcattttccaaaaatgGAAAAGTTATGGTAACTGTACTTATCCTGTCATCGTGAAATGATGTTTCAGAAGTAGTCAATTTTGCGTCAACGTCAAATGCATGAAGATCCAAAATCTtagaaatttcaatatctcCAAAACTAGTTGTATGTATAGGGGAGGTTTGATTTATCTGTCTGATTCTTTGGGTCATGGGCTGGGTGTCAGAcactttatcaattttgtttaataatataacaTCCGCCAAGGCAAGTTGCAAGTGTGCCGTAGTTATTCCGTCCTCAAACTCAACGTCCTCCCCTAAACTCTCTTTATGCCAATGCCCTCCCACATCGTCCAAACATTTGGTTATATGTTCGGCATCAACCACTGTTACAACTCCGTCTATGTATATATTTGATGCCAACCCTTCATCCAACCAAAACATTTTGGCAATTGGGGCAGGATCCGCTACACCTGTGGTCtccaataaaatataatctATTTTATCCTTAGAATTTTCAATCAAGTTTTCAATCGCAGTAACACCATTATCTTTCACAGTGCAACAAAGACAGCCATTGCCAATGTCCAACCATTCCTGAACACTATCATCTTGATCTTGAATTGTCACCGACTTTTCTATAACCGAGGAATCTCCAAATTCATTAAGAATTATTGCTAGTCGCTTGTTTGCAGTTTTCCCGATATTTTGCAATAAAGTCGACTTTCCAGAACCCAAGTATCCAGTAACAATAGTAAttggtatttttttggCCAATGCTGTTGGTGTCAGGGAAGAAGGAACAAAGGGGGCAGCTGGGACTTTTTCAGTTTTAATAACACCATTTTCAGGGAGTTCTGTAACTAGTTCAGGAATTTCATccattatcaaaatattcaaagagatataatcaaaaagaaagtatTCGCCTCTTAGTTATCGCTTTAAAccattaattttttttgctctACCATTTCTCATTGCAAATTCGAGCCGTATTGAATTTccgatttttttttttcaaaacacATTACCAGTTTTCTCTTCATCATGGCAATAAAGAACTCATTATGTATCGCTACAACAAAGTTCTAGATGCAACACTCATTGCATTAGTCTCCTTTCATTTAGTTATATCCCCATTCACCAAAGTGGAAGAGTCGTTCAATATCCAAGCAATTCATGATATCTTGAAATTTGGTATTTTCCCACTTGAGACAATTGACAATTATGACCACAAACAATTTCCTGGTGTCGTTCCAAGAACATTTCTTGGAAGTCTTGTTGTGGCTGGATTAGCAAAACcaatattattgttaaGTTCTGCATTTGGGTTTGAAATTGAGGGTTACGAGTTGCAAAAATTGGTACGTGCCGTTTTGGGACTCGTTAATGTACTTATGTTGATTCGCTTGAGAGATAGCATAAATAAGATAACCTTTAGCGACAAGAAaagtaaaagaaaaggtTTGATTGGTTTCTGGTATACGACTCTTTTATTGTCCCAATTCCATTTGCTTTACTATTCGTCGCGTACTTTGCCCAACTTTATTGCCTTACCATTGGTCAATTTTTCTCTTAGCAAAATCATTCAAGGCGATTTATCGGGTCTTACATGGTTAGCATTTACAGGTATTGTTTTTCGATTAGAAGTAGGATTGTTTGGATTAATCATCGCAATTGTGTCGTCGTTGGGTTTTGGCCAATCTAACATTTTTGGTAACATTATTTACTTGGCCATGGGTACTTTACTAGGTGGATTTACCAGTTTTTGTATTGACTCCTATTTTTGGGGCAGACCTTTGATTCCTGAAATAGACtcctttatttttaatattgttCAAGGAAAATCTACCGAATGGGGAACAGAGCCATGGGATacatatttcaaaaagtACTTGTTTCAATTATTCAGGCCACCAGTTATATTGATGTTGGCTATTCCAggattaattaatgatcCAGCCAATGATGGTACCAAATTTGGAGATAAGAAATCTGTCCCCCACCCTGCAAGGTATTCATTGCGTATTTTGTTCATCTCCtctattttgtttattgcTGCAATGTCTTTCCAACCTCACAAAGAATGGAGATTCATTGTTTATACTATTCCAATTTTCACATTACAAGCTGCAAATGGAGTAACAAACATTTGTCAAAAATGGGGGTTAAGCGTTCTCAACAAggtattgatttttattattggggcaaatgttattattagttcTTTATTGTCGTTGCACATGGGCTATATTTCTAGTTTCAATTACCCAGGCGGTGACGCTTTACAATTCACaaacaattatattttggAAAACTACAAAAATGAAACCGTGTCTGTTCACATGGATGTTCCAGCGTGTATGACTGGAATTACTAGATTTGGAGAATTGGATGGTAAATTTGCTAGTTATGATAAGAGCGAACAAGATTTTGATATCACTAACTACGATATTATAATTACTCACAACGAAGTCCCAAACTGGGAGTTATTACATTCATCAAGAGTGTTTGATGGAATTTCTCTCAGAATGTTTATACAAATCTTTATGGCTCAAAGAAAAGACAGACTGACCATCTTTAACATTacaaaattaatattaagTGAATTTGCTCAAGGAGAATTTGGAACAGTTCATGATATGTTGAGGTCAACCATCACAACGGTCGAGTATTTAAACGTTTACAAAAATGTGAATAAAAACCCACATATGGTACAAGGTGTGCCAGAAACAAAGATTATCGACCAAGAGATTGATCCTGAGGAAATTCGACAAGATGTAAACGAGCAGATAGACAAGTTTGAAAGTGCTgtattataataaataactACATAGCATTTCTAGATTGTAATTTTGTTCTATCCATAggtgaaaaatttgctTGATCATCTATTGGAAACACCATGGGTCTGATACGACCCAAACTCTTGGCAGTAGCAATATCTGAATCATCGAATTTTGGTGGCAGTGGCGGCCGAAGATTGGAAGGAATATTAGTATACGAGAGCCGGACAGGAGATAACTTTTTAGGTGTAGACGATGCCCGTGCCCTTCCAAAATGCTCCCTCAAAGCACTAATGTTCTGGTTTCTCATTCTTTGGGTAGTTTCTTGGAGTTTAGTTGGACTCGGATCTTTGGAAGTGGTGGGGGTAAAAACTTTGGTAGGAgagtttttcttttgagGGGTCAAGCCCATCTCTCTTTGATGCTGAAATCTTTTGGAAAGAGGTGAAGGATTGCTTATGATGGTGGTATTGGCTTCGATTTCTTTGATCTTGTATAGccataaatcaaaaatagaTCTGACTTTTGCCGTCTCTTTTCTTGCTATAAAATCCTCACACAATTGTTTATGTCGCTTGatgtttttgttgtagAGCATAGACCATTTATGAACAGCATTACGTagtaaattgaaattagttTGAGCCAATAAGTCCTCTGCCTGATCTTCCAACTGACTCACTTCTTGTAGACGCTGAAACCAAATGAGAAGAAAACGCGACAAgtttatttcttcaaacTGCAAGGCACTTTCCAATAACTCTTGCTTCTGCTGGCTCTTGACGTGCCAGTTTTTAAAATGTATTGCAACACTAGGTGCTACAGACGTAGATACGCGTTCTTCAATTTGCTTCACGGTCTGC
The Candida albicans SC5314 chromosome 7, complete sequence genome window above contains:
- a CDS encoding uncharacterized protein (Ortholog(s) have cytoplasm localization): MDEIPELVTELPENGVIKTEKVPAAPFVPSSSTPTALAKKIPITIVTGYLGSGKSTLLQNIGKTANKRLAIILNEFGDSSVIEKSVTIQDQDDSVQEWLDIGNGCLCCTVKDNGVTAIENLIENSKDKIDYILLETTGVADPAPIAKMFWLDEGLASNIYIDGVVTVVDAEHITKCLDDVGGHWHKESLGEDVEFEDGITTAHLQLALADVILLNKIDKVSDTQPMTQRIRQINQTSPIHTTSFGDIEISKILDLHAFDVDAKLTTSETSFHDDRISTVTITFPFLENEEGFSKVENFLQHVLWDNFVNGKNVEVHRMKGLLVHGNDVRVVQGVRDTYEIIENGKLLEEVKENKLVFIGKNLHRPDLQEELSKFL
- the ECM39 gene encoding dolichyl-P-Man:Man(7)GlcNAc(2)-PP-dolichol alpha-1,6-mannosyltransferase (Putative mannosyltransferase similar to S. cerevisiae Ecm39p, which has a role in Calcofluor white resistance; predicted Kex2p substrate; has HKEXRF motif), translating into MYRYNKVLDATLIALVSFHLVISPFTKVEESFNIQAIHDILKFGIFPLETIDNYDHKQFPGVVPRTFLGSLVVAGLAKPILLLSSAFGFEIEGYELQKLVRAVLGLVNVLMLIRLRDSINKITFSDKKSKRKGLIGFWYTTLLLSQFHLLYYSSRTLPNFIALPLVNFSLSKIIQGDLSGLTWLAFTGIVFRLEVGLFGLIIAIVSSLGFGQSNIFGNIIYLAMGTLLGGFTSFCIDSYFWGRPLIPEIDSFIFNIVQGKSTEWGTEPWDTYFKKYLFQLFRPPVILMLAIPGLINDPANDGTKFGDKKSVPHPARYSLRILFISSILFIAAMSFQPHKEWRFIVYTIPIFTLQAANGVTNICQKWGLSVLNKVLIFIIGANVIISSLLSLHMGYISSFNYPGGDALQFTNNYILENYKNETVSVHMDVPACMTGITRFGELDGKFASYDKSEQDFDITNYDIIITHNEVPNWELLHSSRVFDGISLRMFIQIFMAQRKDRSTIFNITKLILSEFAQGEFGTVHDMLRSTITTVEYLNVYKNVNKNPHMVQGVPETKIIDQEIDPEEIRQDVNEQIDKFESAVL
- the DBF4 gene encoding protein serine/threonine kinase activating protein (Putative Cdc7p-Dbf4p kinase complex regulatory subunit; Hap43p-induced gene; macrophage/pseudohyphal-repressed; cell-cycle regulated periodic mRNA expression; S. cerevisiae ortholog is not cell-cycle regulated); its protein translation is MSKVEEHESVNNLKRKFPSLAKPRQPLKETNSNIPSPHKRAKIESPSKQQSTQQPQQQPQPQPQPQPQQEKATHKPKKSSHQSKNNDKLAGDEMHEWQQSWRRIMKSSIVYFEGDQQSLEYRKAHKLLRLVGCKVTPFYDNNVTIIISKRPYDSKTEYSPHDIFSNVSKASIKVWNYDKVFRFLKHLGINIQTGVDELAVNTHTILPPSLTNNNEKPDLYNLLKEEKIYGSTDRDPNAKRDDLHYLGKNYLYVYDLTQTVRPIAIREWSDHYPVMQLSLDGKCPFIEDPTDQNSERKRLKRLRKFEANQAHREALRLATYKMINGISMSVHGFTATSTSTDKVDEEEDSTVKEPSEDPRFRQPLNRNSSCMQSKAFEAMASGYNGASNAVQPSMDSNLNSAAAMAGGNGLGPALSQVPSKQLNNLKRRILMKKKTTNTTEKKDKEHASGYCENCRVKYTNFDEHIMTNRHRNFACDDRNFQDIDELIASLRERKSLGNVISNGDYV